The proteins below come from a single Flavobacterium lindanitolerans genomic window:
- a CDS encoding DUF1573 domain-containing protein, whose protein sequence is MKTLKLSFFALAGALLLSASSFAQTAAPAKAQPAPAKQAAKASGVTWTSDVHDFGDIQKGKPASFDFTFKNTTKQTVLITNVKASCGCTATNYTKTPIKPGETASITATYNAASPGPFSKSVTVTTNDTETPKILTIKGKVIEPQS, encoded by the coding sequence ATGAAAACATTAAAATTATCATTTTTTGCTCTAGCTGGTGCTTTATTGCTAAGCGCTTCTTCTTTTGCTCAAACGGCTGCTCCTGCAAAAGCGCAACCTGCTCCTGCAAAACAAGCTGCAAAAGCATCTGGAGTAACCTGGACATCTGATGTTCATGATTTTGGAGATATCCAAAAAGGAAAACCGGCTTCTTTTGATTTTACTTTCAAAAACACTACAAAACAAACTGTATTGATTACGAATGTAAAAGCTTCTTGCGGTTGTACAGCAACAAATTATACAAAAACTCCTATCAAACCAGGAGAAACTGCCAGCATCACTGCTACTTATAATGCCGCTTCACCTGGCCCATTCTCAAAATCTGTTACAGTAACAACTAACGATACTGAAACTCCAAAGATTTTGACTATCAAAGGAAAAGTTATCGAGCCACAATCATAA
- a CDS encoding S8 family serine peptidase — MTKNSTSAFKVLSLLFLFSIPTVGFSQDKNDIQQITKDYDLKKLKELEEIYRKKAASQKRQALKAAKLNNWPEFIKNENGTVDELIKLTPDGFPLYYSVDNRSAARSTRTNFLNTGGALGLNLDGQGMVARVWDGGKVRASHREFGGRITVNDAVASSSGNNFHATHVTGTIAATGITASAKGMAPLAQVRTFNWTDDESEALAEIQSGMLLSNHSYGVPIVNNGQFVPAWYIGAYTTDARSWDEIAHNAPYYLMVASAGNNGEDENPQPMAAGYDKLTGNKTAKNNLVVANAEDAIIASNGTLTNVTINSGSSQGPTDDFRVKPDITGNGTSLYSTFETSDSAYGTLTGTSMASPNVMGTLLLLQQYYKIKNKHFMKAATLKALACHTADDVGSTGPDAFFGWGLLNAKKAAETITANGLGTIISEETLQQGQTFTMTVNSNGTEPLEATIAWTDVPGNVNNGILNSTTPVLVNDLDIRITKGTSTYFPWRLTSDPNSDAANDGDNKVDNIEKISIPATAGTYTITVTHKGTLVQGPQNFSLIVTGVNSTFSLTPLSEDQTVCSNSNAVYNFQHTTTTSENTNFTILGLPAGATGNLSASSSSINEALTMTISNLNTLPAGNYTIGIRGTRGTDVETKYVNLKVYNDTFQNSTLLSPANNTNGVAPTVQLDWAPSVNAESYIVQVATDSGFGTLVVNQEVTETSYFLNNLTPQYNYYWRVLPKNRCATATTSTVYNFQTGALNCGQVFSATDFSEATIAATANAVASVPVLVTGGMTVGRLTATIDISHTYIEDMTIYLEGPEAIGSPYIKLFEEPCGDNDNIVATLSDAGIAFSCGATAPSISGTVKPLEPLSNFNNLPADGIWTLYAIDKYNGDGGVINSFSLNFCNVTPSSLTVADSQLANISVYPNPSKGILNVNLPANSGNTTLYLNDIQGRRILTKETSNTNEVLNIDNFSDGVYILTIQNGNLKTTKKIILNR, encoded by the coding sequence GTGACGAAAAACTCTACTTCCGCTTTTAAGGTACTTTCATTACTATTCCTGTTTTCAATTCCCACAGTCGGTTTTAGTCAGGATAAAAATGATATCCAGCAAATTACCAAAGACTACGATTTAAAAAAACTAAAAGAATTAGAAGAAATTTATCGGAAAAAGGCTGCTTCTCAAAAACGGCAAGCCCTCAAGGCCGCTAAATTGAATAACTGGCCTGAATTTATTAAAAATGAAAACGGTACGGTTGACGAATTGATAAAGCTTACTCCAGACGGATTCCCTTTATATTATTCCGTAGACAATAGAAGTGCGGCCCGCTCAACAAGAACTAACTTTTTAAATACCGGAGGCGCTTTAGGATTAAATCTTGATGGCCAAGGTATGGTTGCCCGTGTTTGGGATGGCGGTAAGGTAAGAGCTTCGCATAGAGAATTTGGCGGCAGAATTACCGTGAATGATGCTGTTGCAAGCTCATCAGGAAATAACTTCCATGCAACACACGTTACAGGAACTATTGCTGCGACAGGTATTACTGCTAGTGCAAAAGGTATGGCGCCATTGGCACAGGTCAGGACTTTTAACTGGACGGATGATGAAAGTGAAGCTTTGGCTGAAATCCAATCCGGAATGCTACTTTCCAATCACTCTTATGGGGTGCCAATTGTCAATAACGGACAATTTGTTCCAGCATGGTACATCGGAGCCTATACTACCGATGCCAGATCTTGGGATGAAATCGCTCATAATGCGCCTTATTACCTGATGGTGGCATCAGCAGGGAATAACGGAGAAGATGAAAATCCTCAGCCTATGGCAGCAGGTTATGATAAATTGACCGGAAATAAAACAGCAAAAAACAATCTTGTAGTTGCCAATGCTGAAGATGCAATAATTGCATCTAATGGTACCCTTACCAATGTCACGATTAATTCCGGCAGCAGCCAGGGACCAACTGATGATTTTAGAGTAAAACCAGATATTACCGGAAATGGAACAAGCTTATATTCTACTTTTGAAACATCAGATTCTGCTTATGGAACACTTACCGGAACTTCTATGGCTTCCCCAAACGTAATGGGGACATTATTGCTTTTGCAGCAATATTATAAGATAAAAAACAAACACTTTATGAAAGCGGCAACCCTAAAGGCTCTTGCCTGCCATACTGCCGATGATGTTGGAAGTACAGGACCGGACGCTTTTTTTGGATGGGGATTGCTAAATGCTAAAAAAGCGGCAGAAACCATCACAGCCAATGGATTGGGAACTATCATTTCTGAAGAAACACTACAACAGGGGCAAACATTTACAATGACTGTAAATTCAAATGGCACAGAACCACTAGAAGCAACTATTGCATGGACCGATGTTCCCGGAAATGTAAACAACGGCATTCTAAATAGCACAACACCCGTTTTAGTCAACGATTTGGATATTCGAATCACAAAAGGAACTTCTACTTATTTCCCTTGGAGATTGACAAGTGACCCTAACTCGGATGCGGCAAATGATGGTGATAATAAAGTTGATAATATTGAAAAAATAAGCATTCCTGCTACTGCAGGTACTTACACAATAACGGTAACACACAAAGGAACTTTGGTACAAGGTCCTCAAAATTTTTCTCTTATTGTTACTGGCGTAAATTCAACTTTTTCGTTGACACCTCTTTCTGAAGACCAAACCGTATGTAGTAATAGTAATGCTGTATATAATTTCCAACATACTACTACCACATCAGAAAACACAAACTTTACAATACTAGGCCTTCCTGCAGGAGCTACCGGAAATTTAAGCGCCTCTTCTTCATCAATAAATGAAGCCCTGACAATGACAATTTCCAACCTGAATACTCTTCCTGCCGGCAATTATACTATTGGTATCAGAGGTACCCGGGGAACAGATGTAGAAACAAAATATGTAAATCTAAAAGTCTATAACGACACTTTCCAAAATAGTACACTTTTGAGTCCGGCAAATAACACAAACGGTGTGGCGCCAACTGTACAATTGGATTGGGCACCTTCTGTAAATGCAGAATCTTATATTGTTCAGGTTGCAACCGATTCTGGTTTTGGAACCCTGGTTGTCAATCAGGAAGTAACAGAAACCTCTTATTTTTTAAACAATCTTACACCGCAATACAACTATTATTGGCGAGTTCTTCCAAAAAACAGATGTGCAACCGCTACCACAAGTACGGTATATAATTTCCAAACCGGAGCTTTAAATTGTGGTCAGGTTTTTTCTGCGACAGATTTCTCAGAAGCAACAATTGCTGCTACAGCCAATGCTGTGGCTTCTGTTCCTGTTCTTGTTACCGGCGGCATGACAGTTGGACGACTAACGGCAACAATAGACATTTCTCATACCTATATTGAAGATATGACTATTTATTTGGAAGGGCCGGAAGCAATAGGCTCACCTTATATCAAATTATTTGAAGAACCTTGCGGTGATAATGATAATATTGTAGCTACTCTAAGCGATGCAGGCATTGCTTTTTCATGTGGCGCAACAGCTCCTTCAATTTCCGGAACTGTCAAACCTTTGGAGCCTTTGAGCAATTTTAATAATCTTCCTGCTGACGGTATCTGGACATTATATGCCATCGATAAATATAATGGCGATGGAGGTGTTATTAATAGTTTCAGTCTTAATTTCTGTAATGTTACTCCTTCCAGCCTTACTGTAGCAGACAGCCAATTAGCCAACATTTCTGTTTATCCGAATCCTTCAAAAGGAATCTTAAATGTAAACCTGCCTGCCAACTCCGGTAACACTACCTTATATCTGAACGATATCCAGGGAAGAAGAATACTCACGAAAGAAACCTCAAACACAAATGAGGTGCTCAATATTGATAATTTTTCGGATGGAGTTTATATCCTTACTATCCAAAACGGAAACTTAAAAACAACGAAAAAGATTATTTTGAACCGATAA
- a CDS encoding serine hydrolase domain-containing protein has protein sequence MRFLKKFLLWFAIVLTTLILLLYIFNLDYLIRAVRITYLKGEKTAFLEDYTEFPNREIKKGTGQSWAISKEYNKQKPTDILEETHKKFETVAFLIIKNDSIWYESYYDGYDKDSKSNSFSMAKSIVTAALGKAIMQGKIKSLDQKVTDFFPEYAGKYGDKMTVGDLSSMASGLDWDESYYSPFSITTRAYFDDNLTDLMLGLKVVGEPGKEFKYLSGNTQLLSMVIEKATGEHLADYVSEQFWKPLGAEHEALWQIDRPDGVEKAYCCIASNARDFARFGKLYKQHGKWNGKQILDSAFVEKCVTPRFADAPMYGYGWWISDYRDKQIYYMQGHLGQYVIVIPKDDLIIVRLGRNRDERADGNFHRNDFYVYIDETYEMISHDRKN, from the coding sequence ATGAGATTTCTGAAAAAATTCCTTTTGTGGTTTGCAATTGTATTGACAACCCTTATTCTGTTGCTGTATATTTTTAATCTCGACTATCTTATACGTGCTGTCAGGATTACGTATCTGAAGGGAGAGAAAACGGCTTTCCTTGAAGATTATACCGAATTTCCAAATCGCGAAATCAAGAAAGGAACAGGTCAGTCCTGGGCAATCAGCAAAGAGTATAACAAGCAAAAACCAACCGATATACTGGAAGAAACCCATAAGAAATTTGAAACAGTCGCTTTTCTAATCATCAAGAATGATAGTATTTGGTATGAAAGCTATTACGATGGATATGACAAAGACAGCAAATCGAATTCCTTTTCTATGGCAAAAAGTATTGTTACTGCTGCTTTAGGTAAGGCAATCATGCAAGGAAAAATTAAAAGCCTGGACCAGAAAGTAACCGATTTTTTCCCTGAATATGCCGGAAAATATGGCGATAAGATGACGGTTGGCGATTTGTCATCAATGGCATCAGGTCTGGATTGGGACGAGTCCTATTACAGTCCTTTTTCAATTACAACCAGAGCCTATTTTGACGACAACCTTACAGATTTGATGCTGGGCTTGAAAGTTGTGGGAGAACCGGGAAAAGAATTCAAATATTTGAGTGGAAACACACAACTCCTGTCTATGGTAATTGAAAAAGCAACGGGCGAACATCTTGCCGATTATGTTTCGGAACAATTCTGGAAACCTTTGGGAGCAGAACACGAAGCGCTTTGGCAAATTGACCGTCCGGATGGAGTTGAAAAGGCATATTGCTGTATTGCAAGCAATGCGAGAGATTTTGCCCGTTTCGGGAAATTATACAAGCAGCATGGAAAATGGAATGGCAAACAGATTCTGGATTCCGCTTTTGTGGAAAAATGCGTTACGCCAAGATTTGCAGATGCGCCAATGTACGGTTACGGTTGGTGGATAAGCGATTATAGGGACAAGCAGATTTATTATATGCAGGGACATTTGGGACAATATGTTATCGTAATTCCAAAAGACGACCTGATAATTGTACGGTTAGGTCGCAACAGGGACGAAAGAGCCGATGGGAATTTCCACAGGAATGATTTTTATGTATATATTGATGAGACCTACGAAATGATAAGCCATGATAGAAAAAATTAA
- a CDS encoding response regulator transcription factor: MAKSKIFYVEDDATLAFLTVDYLEQFYDITHFSDGAEAVKNFHKDNYDLCILDVMLPKKDGFEIAQEIRNANAEIPILFLSAKSLKEDRIKGLKLGADDFLVKPFSLEELSLKIEVFLKRSSKAPIVIQKSYEIGSFLFFPNDYCLTRNAEKVNLTERESALLKLFLDNKNEILKRERILTALWGDDDYFMGRSLDVFISRLRKIFKEENSVRIENIPRIGFKLVME, encoded by the coding sequence ATGGCAAAAAGCAAAATTTTTTATGTAGAAGACGATGCTACCCTGGCGTTTTTGACTGTAGATTATTTGGAACAGTTTTATGACATCACTCACTTTTCGGATGGTGCAGAAGCTGTAAAAAATTTTCATAAAGACAATTATGACCTGTGTATTCTGGACGTCATGCTTCCTAAAAAAGACGGTTTTGAAATTGCACAGGAGATACGGAATGCCAATGCTGAAATACCCATACTGTTCCTTTCTGCCAAATCTTTAAAAGAAGACCGTATTAAAGGCTTAAAACTGGGAGCAGATGATTTTTTAGTTAAGCCTTTCAGTCTCGAGGAATTGAGCCTGAAAATAGAAGTCTTTCTGAAAAGAAGTTCCAAAGCTCCAATAGTAATCCAGAAAAGTTATGAGATTGGAAGTTTTCTCTTTTTTCCCAATGATTATTGCCTGACAAGGAATGCCGAAAAAGTAAACCTGACAGAACGGGAATCTGCTTTGTTGAAGCTGTTTTTAGACAATAAGAATGAGATACTGAAGCGCGAAAGAATCCTTACAGCCCTGTGGGGAGACGATGACTATTTTATGGGCAGAAGCCTCGACGTATTTATCTCACGTCTTCGAAAAATTTTCAAAGAAGAAAATAGTGTAAGAATTGAAAACATCCCAAGAATAGGCTTCAAGCTGGTAATGGAATAG
- a CDS encoding ABC transporter ATP-binding protein, producing MKKQPLLEVNALEISFKKDDGFKPIINSISYALQSNEILGIVGESGSGKSVSSLAVMGLLPKNISKITKGEILFQGKDVSRFSKEELQNLRGRNISMIFQEPMSSLNPSLKCGFQVEEMLLQHTKLSKKEIRKETLDLFDRVKLPNPEKIYESYPHQISGGQKQRVMIAMAIACKPKILIADEPTTALDVTVQKEIIQLLKDIQQETGMSIMFISHDLALVSEIANRVLVMYKGEIVEQGNASDVFHNPQHIYTKALVSSRPSLDVRLKRLPTIQDYLQNSVSDEIITTDERKKAHEKLYSQTPILEVRNVEKEYFSSAGLFGKRIGFKAVNDVSFRIYEGETLGLVGESGCGKSTLGNAILQLDRATAGQIFYRGVDIMKLPKEDIRALRKEIQIIFQDPYSSLNPRIPVGKAIMEPMKVHKLYKNDAERKAKTIEILERVGLGAEYFNRYPHEFSGGQRQRIGIARTIALQPKLIVCDESVSALDISVQAQVLNLLNELKENFGFTYIFISHDLAVVKYMSDQILVMNKGKIEEMADADALYDNPQKEYTKKLIAAIPKGN from the coding sequence ATGAAAAAACAGCCTTTGTTAGAAGTCAATGCTCTGGAAATTTCTTTTAAGAAAGATGATGGCTTTAAGCCCATTATCAACTCTATAAGCTATGCCCTGCAAAGCAATGAGATTTTAGGAATTGTAGGAGAATCAGGTTCCGGGAAATCGGTTTCCTCTCTTGCTGTTATGGGATTGCTTCCTAAAAATATTTCTAAAATTACCAAAGGAGAAATTCTTTTTCAGGGCAAAGATGTGTCCCGGTTTTCAAAAGAGGAATTGCAGAATCTAAGAGGAAGGAACATTTCAATGATTTTTCAGGAACCGATGAGTTCTTTAAATCCTTCTTTGAAATGCGGTTTTCAGGTAGAAGAAATGCTTTTGCAGCACACCAAACTTTCCAAAAAAGAAATACGAAAAGAAACCCTTGATTTATTTGACAGGGTAAAACTGCCCAATCCGGAAAAAATTTATGAAAGTTATCCGCATCAGATTTCCGGCGGACAGAAACAACGTGTCATGATTGCGATGGCAATAGCCTGTAAGCCAAAAATACTGATTGCCGATGAGCCAACTACCGCTCTGGACGTGACCGTACAGAAGGAAATCATCCAACTGCTGAAAGATATTCAGCAGGAGACAGGAATGAGCATTATGTTTATTTCACATGATTTGGCTTTGGTATCTGAAATTGCAAATCGTGTATTGGTCATGTATAAAGGTGAAATTGTAGAACAAGGCAATGCTTCTGATGTTTTCCACAATCCGCAACATATCTATACCAAAGCACTGGTTAGTTCAAGACCTTCACTTGATGTGCGTTTGAAAAGACTTCCTACCATACAGGATTATCTGCAGAATTCTGTCAGTGATGAAATTATCACCACTGATGAAAGGAAAAAAGCACATGAAAAATTATACAGCCAAACACCAATTCTGGAAGTCAGAAACGTAGAAAAGGAATATTTTTCTTCTGCCGGACTTTTTGGAAAAAGAATAGGCTTCAAAGCGGTCAATGATGTAAGTTTTAGGATATATGAAGGAGAGACATTAGGACTGGTAGGAGAATCCGGATGTGGGAAATCAACTTTAGGGAATGCCATCCTGCAATTGGATAGGGCAACTGCAGGCCAGATTTTTTATAGAGGCGTTGATATTATGAAATTGCCAAAAGAAGATATCCGGGCATTACGAAAAGAAATACAGATTATTTTCCAGGACCCATATTCGTCTTTGAATCCGAGGATTCCGGTTGGCAAAGCCATTATGGAACCGATGAAAGTTCATAAGCTGTATAAAAATGATGCCGAACGGAAAGCAAAGACAATAGAAATTTTGGAAAGGGTTGGCCTGGGTGCGGAATATTTCAATCGTTATCCACATGAATTTTCTGGAGGGCAAAGACAGCGAATAGGAATAGCCAGAACTATTGCCTTGCAGCCCAAATTGATTGTCTGTGACGAATCTGTTTCTGCCCTTGATATTTCTGTTCAGGCACAGGTTCTGAATCTTTTGAATGAGCTGAAAGAAAATTTTGGTTTTACCTACATTTTTATTTCTCATGACCTGGCTGTTGTAAAATATATGTCAGACCAGATTTTGGTAATGAACAAGGGCAAAATTGAAGAAATGGCCGACGCTGATGCATTATATGATAACCCTCAAAAAGAATATACTAAAAAATTAATCGCAGCAATTCCAAAAGGGAATTAA
- a CDS encoding sensor histidine kinase produces the protein MKFNRLNIIIFIGLLAIVGVLFMQLLTLSQAYAFEKKEFSEKIHFALQDVVAKIHKDNKTEVPVTSQIKKITDDYYIVNVDDVFEASVLEYYLKTEFQKVKLNIDYEYAIYDCSSDEMMYGKYVSSSDKKAPRCEKCFTKKEGLVYYFAIRFPQLKYNYITSLQQYWIYTGVLVLVLVIYVYSVLLLIKQKKYTELQTDFINNMTHEFKTPISSILIASNYAKSQEEITKNPKLSKYVQIIIEQSNKLNQHIEKILHIAKSDSHMLELEKTRFNMFDVISLAKETILLKYGKEISIEIQSDRTEYPIVADEFHFSNVVYNILDNAIKYNDSTPKILIVITENQKEAKLEFIDNGIGIETPELNAIFDKFYRISSAKRNEVGGFGLGLFYVKKICTLHRWKINVKNNPDNGITVTISIPK, from the coding sequence TTGAAATTCAACAGATTAAATATTATTATCTTCATCGGGCTATTGGCAATCGTAGGCGTTTTGTTTATGCAGTTGCTAACCTTGTCACAGGCCTATGCGTTTGAGAAAAAAGAATTTAGCGAAAAGATTCATTTCGCTTTGCAGGATGTGGTAGCCAAAATTCATAAAGACAATAAGACCGAAGTTCCTGTAACCAGCCAGATAAAAAAGATTACCGACGATTATTATATCGTAAATGTCGATGATGTTTTTGAGGCTTCGGTGTTGGAATATTATCTGAAGACCGAATTCCAGAAAGTAAAGCTGAATATTGATTATGAATATGCTATTTATGATTGCAGCTCGGACGAAATGATGTACGGAAAATACGTTTCCTCATCTGATAAAAAAGCACCGCGATGTGAAAAATGCTTTACCAAAAAAGAAGGTCTCGTTTATTATTTTGCAATCCGTTTTCCACAACTGAAATACAATTATATTACTTCGCTCCAGCAATATTGGATTTATACCGGTGTTCTCGTGCTGGTTCTGGTAATTTATGTTTATTCCGTGTTGCTTCTGATTAAACAGAAAAAATATACAGAACTCCAGACGGATTTTATCAATAATATGACACACGAATTCAAGACTCCAATATCTTCAATTCTTATAGCATCGAATTATGCCAAAAGTCAGGAAGAAATTACCAAAAACCCGAAACTTTCCAAATACGTACAGATTATAATTGAACAGAGTAATAAGCTAAATCAGCATATTGAAAAAATCCTGCATATTGCCAAAAGCGATTCGCATATGCTGGAACTGGAAAAAACCAGATTCAATATGTTTGACGTCATAAGCCTGGCAAAAGAAACCATATTGCTTAAATATGGCAAGGAAATTTCGATTGAAATCCAAAGTGACAGGACAGAATATCCAATCGTTGCAGATGAATTTCACTTTTCGAATGTGGTCTATAATATTTTGGATAACGCCATAAAATACAATGACTCGACTCCAAAAATACTAATAGTAATTACCGAAAATCAAAAAGAAGCCAAACTCGAATTTATAGACAACGGAATTGGTATTGAAACTCCCGAATTAAATGCTATTTTTGATAAATTCTATCGCATTTCAAGTGCAAAAAGAAATGAAGTTGGCGGCTTTGGATTAGGACTTTTCTACGTAAAGAAAATCTGCACCTTACATCGATGGAAAATAAATGTTAAAAATAATCCGGATAACGGCATAACAGTAACAATCAGTATTCCGAAATAG
- a CDS encoding 3'-5' exonuclease — translation MIEKINLENILFLDIETVPEEETFTALDEEKKELFDLKTQYQRKEQFTAEEFYDRAGIWAEFGKIVCISVGYFTFKGDIRHFRVTSFFGDEKKILGDFTNLLENYFAQPQHILCGHNAKEFDFPFIARRMIINQVKIPGKLNLFGKKPWEIPHLDTMELWKFGDFKHYTSLKLMAKILGIPSPKDDISGSDVGHVYYVEKDIDRIITYCEKDVITVAQILLRFRREDLLIEEEIIHI, via the coding sequence ATGATAGAAAAAATTAATCTGGAAAACATTCTTTTTTTGGATATTGAAACCGTTCCGGAAGAAGAAACCTTTACTGCGTTAGACGAAGAAAAAAAGGAACTATTTGATTTAAAAACACAATACCAGAGGAAAGAGCAATTTACGGCAGAAGAGTTTTATGACCGTGCCGGAATCTGGGCCGAATTTGGAAAAATAGTATGCATATCCGTCGGATATTTTACATTTAAGGGAGATATACGCCATTTCAGGGTTACTTCCTTTTTTGGTGATGAGAAGAAAATACTGGGAGATTTTACCAATCTTCTGGAGAACTATTTTGCACAGCCACAGCATATTTTATGTGGTCATAATGCCAAAGAATTTGATTTTCCTTTTATTGCAAGGAGGATGATTATCAATCAGGTAAAAATTCCGGGTAAGCTGAACCTTTTCGGTAAGAAACCTTGGGAAATCCCGCATTTAGACACAATGGAATTATGGAAGTTTGGCGATTTCAAACATTATACTTCCTTAAAATTGATGGCAAAAATCTTAGGCATCCCATCGCCAAAAGACGATATTAGCGGAAGCGATGTGGGTCATGTGTATTATGTTGAAAAAGACATTGACAGAATCATTACCTATTGTGAAAAGGACGTGATTACTGTTGCACAAATCCTGTTACGCTTCAGGCGTGAGGACTTATTGATAGAAGAAGAAATAATTCACATATAA
- a CDS encoding methylated-DNA--[protein]-cysteine S-methyltransferase, with protein MLQAYINTPLGIAEISGDENGISSILALDKGSPVSKAIPPELQEAVHQLQDYFDGKRKDFTFKMNPSGTEFQKKVWKGLLEIPFGKTLSYQEFSIRLGDVKAIRAVASANGRNPLWIAVPCHRVIGSDGSLTGYAGGLWRKKWLLEHENPVKQQSLF; from the coding sequence ATGTTACAAGCCTACATCAATACGCCATTGGGCATTGCTGAAATTAGCGGCGATGAAAACGGAATATCCAGTATTTTGGCATTAGACAAAGGAAGCCCTGTTTCTAAGGCTATTCCTCCAGAACTTCAGGAAGCCGTACACCAATTGCAAGATTATTTTGATGGCAAAAGAAAAGATTTTACTTTTAAAATGAACCCGTCGGGCACAGAATTCCAGAAAAAAGTATGGAAAGGTCTGCTCGAAATTCCTTTTGGAAAAACTTTGTCTTATCAGGAATTTTCTATCCGGTTGGGTGATGTCAAGGCTATTCGTGCCGTAGCTTCTGCAAACGGAAGAAATCCGCTTTGGATAGCAGTTCCCTGCCATCGTGTTATTGGCTCTGATGGTTCGCTCACAGGATATGCAGGAGGATTATGGAGGAAAAAATGGCTTCTGGAACATGAAAATCCGGTAAAGCAGCAAAGTTTATTCTAA
- a CDS encoding 3-oxoacid CoA-transferase subunit B yields MALTKEDIAKRIAKEVKDKYFVNLGIGIPTLVANYVREDISVEFQSENGVLGMGPFPFEGEEDADVINAGKQTITTLPGASFFDSAFSFGMIRSQKVDLTILGAMEVAENGDIANWKIPGKMVKGMGGAMDLVASAENIIVAMMHVNKAGESKLLKRCSLPLTGVGCVKKVVTELAVLEIVPEGFKLLERAPGVSVEDIKKATEGNLIIEGTIPEMIID; encoded by the coding sequence ATGGCACTTACTAAAGAAGATATTGCAAAACGAATCGCCAAAGAAGTAAAAGATAAATATTTCGTTAACCTGGGAATTGGTATCCCAACTTTGGTTGCCAATTATGTGCGTGAAGATATTTCAGTAGAATTCCAAAGTGAAAATGGCGTATTAGGCATGGGACCTTTCCCTTTTGAAGGTGAAGAAGATGCCGATGTTATCAATGCTGGAAAACAGACCATCACTACGCTTCCGGGAGCCAGTTTTTTTGATTCTGCATTCAGTTTCGGAATGATTCGCAGCCAGAAGGTAGACCTGACCATTCTTGGAGCTATGGAAGTAGCTGAAAACGGAGATATTGCCAACTGGAAAATCCCAGGAAAAATGGTAAAGGGAATGGGTGGCGCAATGGATTTGGTGGCTTCTGCTGAAAACATTATCGTAGCGATGATGCACGTGAACAAAGCAGGAGAATCAAAACTTTTAAAAAGATGTTCGCTTCCCCTGACAGGTGTTGGGTGTGTGAAAAAAGTAGTAACAGAATTGGCCGTTTTGGAAATTGTTCCTGAAGGATTCAAACTTTTGGAAAGAGCTCCGGGTGTTTCTGTAGAAGATATTAAAAAAGCCACCGAAGGCAATCTGATAATCGAAGGAACGATTCCGGAAATGATTATCGATTAA
- a CDS encoding c-type cytochrome, giving the protein MKNLFFILPVLFLISCQKEQKKESLYPEKTLSAEEKQLELGREIFDGKGMCYSCHKPDQKVIGPSITEIAKIYKEKNADIKLFLKEKSEPIVDPSQYSVMKTNFAITKTFSDEELKAVEAYFYSHLKNEK; this is encoded by the coding sequence ATGAAAAATCTATTTTTTATCCTTCCGGTTTTATTTCTTATTTCCTGTCAAAAGGAACAAAAAAAAGAATCACTTTATCCAGAGAAAACACTTTCTGCTGAAGAAAAACAGTTGGAATTGGGACGTGAAATTTTTGACGGAAAAGGAATGTGCTATTCCTGCCATAAGCCAGACCAGAAAGTTATAGGTCCTAGTATTACTGAAATAGCGAAAATCTACAAGGAAAAGAATGCGGATATCAAATTATTCCTCAAAGAAAAAAGCGAGCCTATTGTTGACCCAAGTCAGTATTCTGTCATGAAGACCAACTTTGCCATTACCAAGACATTTTCTGATGAAGAACTAAAAGCTGTTGAAGCCTATTTTTACAGCCATCTGAAAAACGAAAAATAA